A window of the Parabacteroides merdae ATCC 43184 genome harbors these coding sequences:
- a CDS encoding RagB/SusD family nutrient uptake outer membrane protein, which translates to MKSIKLLVLSLCGLFSMSSCVNDFLDRDPMDIISEDLVWSNENAVNAYMAGMYEDMFVEPHAWLINWGTLGHYTDESMRSYSWGYPYTPVLDLSSLQQWEYNKIRIANVFLQNIQTSTLNEDLKQRWTAEAHFVRAFHYFTMAKRYGGVPLIKEVQEYTGNNVEELKVPRNTEEEVWNFIAEECDLAIAGLPESYGSTDQFRVTKYAAAALKARALLYAGSISRYGTVQLNGLVGIPADKANDFFKRSMEASDMIIKSGKFALFNQDPDPAANYQQLFLDKTMNSEAIFVKAFASPDKAHNFDYAMAAPSFKIDWGTNTSPTLELVESYEYIDGTPGTLKTTDASGNLIYYENAEDIFKDKDPRFFASILYPGSPWQNGELEVRRGIIKNDGSKEAASAFTDVFSEDPSMKTGGKDGLVMAGDCSRTGFYIKKFMDPTNRVEMDRSETNFMVFRYAETLLNYAEAAFELGLKDQALQKVNEVRKRAGIKEKNSLTMDDIRNERRVELAFENLRYWDLVRWRVASKVMNNTTFSALIPWLDYKTKKYVFEKSVNTLNLPKTFLDKQYYLEIPGVAQNDLLEQNPGY; encoded by the coding sequence ATGAAAAGCATAAAATTATTAGTACTGTCTTTGTGTGGGCTATTTAGCATGTCGTCCTGTGTCAACGACTTCTTGGACCGTGATCCTATGGATATTATATCTGAAGACTTGGTTTGGTCCAATGAGAATGCGGTCAACGCTTATATGGCCGGAATGTACGAAGATATGTTCGTCGAACCTCATGCATGGTTGATTAACTGGGGTACCTTGGGGCATTACACAGACGAATCCATGCGTAGTTATTCATGGGGCTATCCCTACACCCCGGTATTGGATCTCTCCAGCTTGCAACAATGGGAATACAATAAAATACGTATCGCCAATGTGTTCTTGCAAAACATCCAAACCTCTACATTGAACGAGGATTTGAAACAACGTTGGACAGCGGAAGCACACTTTGTACGGGCATTCCACTATTTCACAATGGCAAAACGCTATGGTGGTGTACCTTTGATAAAAGAGGTACAAGAATATACCGGAAACAACGTAGAAGAACTAAAGGTTCCGCGCAATACGGAAGAAGAAGTCTGGAACTTCATTGCTGAAGAGTGTGATTTAGCGATCGCCGGTTTGCCTGAATCCTACGGATCTACAGACCAGTTCCGTGTAACCAAATATGCCGCAGCCGCTTTGAAAGCAAGAGCTCTGCTTTATGCAGGCTCCATCAGTCGCTATGGCACCGTACAGTTGAATGGCTTGGTAGGTATTCCTGCAGATAAGGCAAACGACTTTTTCAAAAGATCCATGGAGGCCTCTGACATGATCATTAAATCAGGCAAGTTCGCTCTATTCAATCAAGATCCGGATCCTGCTGCCAACTACCAACAACTGTTCTTAGACAAAACAATGAACAGCGAAGCTATCTTTGTAAAAGCTTTTGCATCTCCTGACAAAGCGCATAATTTCGATTATGCTATGGCCGCTCCCTCCTTCAAAATTGACTGGGGAACCAATACAAGTCCGACGTTGGAATTAGTAGAATCATATGAGTATATAGATGGAACACCTGGTACGTTAAAAACAACCGATGCAAGTGGAAATCTGATCTATTACGAAAACGCAGAAGATATTTTCAAGGATAAAGACCCGCGTTTCTTCGCCTCTATTCTTTACCCAGGTTCTCCTTGGCAAAACGGAGAGTTGGAAGTAAGACGCGGCATTATCAAAAATGATGGCTCCAAAGAGGCTGCCTCGGCATTCACGGATGTGTTCAGCGAAGATCCGTCTATGAAAACCGGAGGTAAAGATGGGCTCGTCATGGCAGGTGATTGCAGTCGTACAGGATTTTATATCAAGAAATTCATGGATCCTACCAATCGAGTAGAAATGGACCGTTCCGAAACGAACTTTATGGTGTTCCGTTATGCAGAAACCTTGCTGAATTATGCGGAAGCCGCTTTCGAATTGGGACTAAAAGACCAAGCTCTCCAAAAAGTGAACGAAGTACGTAAACGTGCTGGTATCAAGGAGAAAAATAGCTTGACAATGGATGATATCCGAAACGAAAGACGCGTAGAATTGGCATTCGAGAATTTACGTTACTGGGATTTGGTCCGTTGGCGTGTTGCTTCCAAAGTAATGAACAACACAACTTTCTCGGCATTAATTCCTTGGTTGGACTATAAGACCAAAAAATATGTTTTCGAGAAATCGGTCAATACCTTGAATCTGCCCAAAACGTTTTTGGACAAACAATACTACTTGGAGATTCCGGGTGTAGCTCAAAACGATTTATTAGAACAAAATCCGGGTTATTAA
- a CDS encoding DUF3823 domain-containing protein, translated as MKKIFLYATLICGLCSCGLDNYDAPTASLSGAIIDKETKENVPGQAQNGTKIRMYEFYNDEWSVQPNDSWVSQDGTFSNTAVFTGKYKILAEGPFETVEPIEMEVSGSKQMNFEVTPFLRISAEATSNETGKVTVKTSVDNVLDKTIQAVEFYYCKTPYVDKNTFTAKESVELGTETELDIATYSHTFENLKSGKTFYFRVGALAVNPGGFYNYSKVIEVTVK; from the coding sequence ATGAAAAAAATATTTTTATATGCAACACTAATTTGTGGCTTGTGCTCCTGCGGGCTTGACAACTATGACGCACCTACCGCTTCCCTAAGTGGAGCGATCATAGACAAAGAGACAAAAGAAAATGTCCCCGGACAAGCTCAAAACGGGACAAAAATACGTATGTATGAGTTTTATAATGACGAATGGTCTGTACAACCCAACGATTCATGGGTGAGCCAAGATGGCACATTCTCGAATACAGCAGTATTTACCGGTAAATACAAGATTTTAGCCGAAGGGCCTTTTGAGACAGTAGAACCGATCGAAATGGAAGTCTCAGGTTCAAAACAGATGAACTTTGAAGTAACACCGTTTTTGCGCATATCGGCAGAAGCGACATCCAACGAAACAGGCAAAGTTACGGTTAAAACTTCCGTAGACAATGTTTTAGATAAAACAATACAAGCAGTAGAATTCTACTACTGCAAGACTCCGTATGTGGATAAAAACACCTTTACGGCTAAAGAATCTGTAGAACTTGGTACGGAGACCGAATTAGACATTGCCACTTATTCTCATACGTTCGAGAATCTCAAAAGCGGAAAGACTTTCTACTTCCGGGTAGGAGCCTTAGCTGTTAACCCTGGCGGATTCTATAATTATAGTAAAGTAATAGAAGTTACCGTTAAATAA
- a CDS encoding SGNH/GDSL hydrolase family protein: MSKTSKYLLMIGIYLFLSLLFLIGIECGLRAFGYGVDLDHLFLQTANGKYLYLNKNISRRYFTQSQATNGNVEFFRKKKQKNTFRIFVLGESAAMGFPYPNNISFQRMLKYQLQKTNPDKDIEIINLALTAINSYTFYDFAQELVHFEPDAIFIYGGHNEYYGALGVGSNNTLGSHPTFIRWAIRLRQLRLTQWLDSLKSHLSPQKEFSDNLMKYVVKEQVIPYKSKLFQQGLEQFQNNMKLVLNLFKKHQIPVFFSTVGVNLKDLKPFKSISSDEHSADEYYQLAQEQLQAQDSIAAYTSFSRARDLDALRFRASKEINEIIRELAKDDDNIYLVNTEEEFNRKSPFGIPGRELLLEHVHPTIEGHRVIANCFLEVLRQNQSCFSNKKLQIGTSEDLYNFPVLEFDSLAGEYACLQLRKGFPFYEKDLSTITPKTEVEKIAANYVRQKNWYQSMDQLYQYALNSKNEKLCLDILRVRITDNPYDLTFLGQGGEFAEIRKEYPLAIFFYTRSFRLYPTVQTAQNLVAIHLRLDQPDLALPYIEYILRNGNPKFNGLKELCHKIIQYKQELNWQSNDSIRQAIRSIYLQMGNQDAADLYN, translated from the coding sequence ATGAGTAAAACATCCAAATATCTGCTGATGATAGGTATCTATCTATTTCTTTCCTTGCTTTTTCTTATCGGAATAGAGTGTGGATTGAGAGCTTTCGGATATGGTGTAGATTTAGACCATCTTTTCTTGCAAACAGCGAATGGTAAATATTTATATCTCAACAAAAACATCAGTAGAAGGTACTTTACTCAATCACAAGCCACAAACGGAAATGTAGAGTTTTTTCGGAAAAAGAAACAAAAAAACACATTCAGAATTTTTGTTCTGGGCGAATCAGCAGCAATGGGATTTCCCTATCCCAATAATATTTCGTTCCAACGAATGCTGAAATACCAATTGCAAAAGACAAATCCAGACAAAGATATCGAGATCATCAATTTAGCTCTGACTGCAATCAACAGTTACACTTTTTACGATTTCGCACAAGAACTCGTTCATTTTGAGCCAGATGCGATTTTTATTTATGGTGGACACAACGAGTATTACGGAGCTTTGGGTGTAGGCTCCAATAATACACTCGGTAGCCATCCAACATTTATCCGTTGGGCAATCCGTTTGCGTCAGTTACGTCTTACTCAATGGCTCGATTCTTTAAAAAGCCACTTAAGCCCTCAAAAGGAGTTCTCAGACAACTTGATGAAATATGTGGTCAAAGAGCAAGTGATCCCCTACAAAAGCAAACTATTTCAACAAGGACTGGAACAGTTTCAAAACAATATGAAATTAGTACTTAATCTGTTCAAAAAACACCAAATACCAGTTTTCTTCTCAACTGTCGGAGTTAATTTAAAAGACTTAAAGCCTTTCAAAAGCATATCGTCTGACGAACATAGCGCCGATGAATATTATCAACTGGCACAAGAACAATTGCAAGCACAAGATAGCATAGCAGCATACACATCCTTCAGTCGGGCACGAGACTTGGACGCCCTTAGATTTAGAGCATCCAAAGAGATCAATGAGATCATCCGAGAATTAGCCAAAGATGACGATAATATTTACTTGGTAAATACCGAAGAGGAATTTAACCGAAAAAGCCCGTTCGGTATTCCCGGACGAGAATTATTGCTGGAACATGTACATCCTACTATCGAAGGGCATCGGGTGATCGCAAATTGCTTTTTGGAAGTTCTTCGGCAAAACCAATCCTGTTTTTCCAACAAAAAACTACAAATCGGCACTTCAGAAGATCTATACAACTTTCCTGTTTTAGAGTTTGACTCCTTAGCTGGAGAATATGCTTGCTTACAACTGCGTAAAGGATTCCCATTCTATGAAAAAGATCTCTCTACAATTACCCCTAAAACAGAAGTAGAAAAGATCGCAGCAAACTACGTACGACAAAAAAACTGGTATCAATCCATGGATCAACTGTATCAGTACGCACTTAATAGCAAGAATGAAAAATTATGTTTGGATATTCTCCGGGTTCGTATCACGGATAACCCTTACGACCTCACCTTCCTTGGTCAAGGAGGAGAATTCGCAGAGATCCGAAAAGAATATCCTTTAGCTATCTTCTTCTACACACGAAGTTTCCGCCTGTATCCCACGGTTCAAACAGCACAGAACTTAGTTGCAATCCATTTACGGCTCGATCAACCCGATCTGGCTCTTCCTTACATTGAATATATACTCCGAAACGGAAATCCGAAATTTAACGGACTCAAAGAGCTTTGCCATAAGATCATCCAGTACAAACAAGAATTAAATTGGCAATCGAATGATTCAATCCGGCAAGCAATCCGATCGATCTATCTACAAATGGGTAATCAGGATGCAGCCGACCTATACAATTAA